In the genome of Actinobacillus lignieresii, the window TATATTATCCGGCATTGGCAAGTTCACCGGATTTCGCATTACAGCAAAAATATACGCCTAACGGCTTATGCGGCGTGCTTTCTTTTGAATTAAAAGGTAATAAAGAAACTGCGATGAAATGGCTGAATGCGCTTAAGTTAGTTTCTCGAGAAGTGCATGTGGCGGATATTCGTACTTGTGCGTTACATCCGGCAACTTCTACACATCGTCAGTTAAGTGCTGAAGATCTCAAAGCGGCGAATATTTCCGAAACATTGATTCGTCTTTCGGTCGGGATCGAAACGCTGGAAGATATTCTAGCGGATTTAACTCAAGCATTTGAGCAAGCTGTGTAAAGACTTAATATGAATGTATAAGCGGTCGTAAATTTTCCTAGATTTACGACCGCTTGTTTATGAAGGGAAGAGAGAAAATCAATCCATTACGTTTGTATTAATTTCTTTCCATCTGTAACATATTTTTTACTGGCAAAGATTGGGATTCTCTAATACAATCCGAACACTACTCAATAAAAATAATGTTACAGAGGTAAAAATGCAATTTCTCAACATCGCTAATGAGGGTGTAAAATCCCTTTCTCCTTACCAAGCGGGCAAACCGATTGAAGAATTAGAACGTGAGCTGGGTATCAGTAATATCATTAAACTCGCTTCCAATGAAAACCCGTTCGGTTTCCCTGAAAGTGCAAAACAAGCGATTATTAATCAACTCAATGATCTCACTCGTTATCCGGATGCAAACGGTTTTGAATTAAAAGCGGCAATTTCAAAAAAGTTCGGCGTACAAGCGAATCAAATTACTTTAGGTAACGGTTCAAACGATTTATTGGAATTATTTGCGCATACTTTTGCCGGCGAGCAAGATGAAATTATCTATTCGCAATATGCCTTTATCGTGTATCCGTTAGTGACTAAAGCGATTAATGCGGTGGCTCGTGAGATTCCGGCGAAAAATTGGGGACACGATTTAGAGGCGTTTCTTGCTGCAATCAATGAAAAAACCAAATTGATTTTTATTGCAAACCCAAATAATCCGACCGGAAATTTCTTAAGTGAAGCAGAAATTGACGCTTTCTTAGCGAAAGTACCGGCAAATGTGTTGGTAGTACTCGATGAAGCCTATACCGAGTTTACAGACGCTTGCGAGCGTGTTGATTCATTCGGTTTATTAGCAAAATATCCGAATTTAATTGTTTCTCGTTCACTTTCCAAAGCGTATGGACTTGCCGGGCTGCGAATCGGTTATGCGGTCTCTCACGCTGAAATTGCGGATTTATTAAATCGAGTACGCCAACCGTTTAACTGTAACAGCCTTGCATTGGCTTCAGCGATTGCGGTGATGAATGACGATGCGTTTGTGGAAAAAGTTGCGGAAAATAATCGCCAAGAGATGCAACGTTATGAAGCATTCTGCCAAGCACAAGGTTTGGATTATATTCCTTCCAAAGGTAACTTTATTACGATTGATTTCAAACGTCCTGCCGCACCGATTTACGAAGCCTTATTACGTGAAGGCGTGATTGTTCGTCCGATTGCAGGTTACGGTATGCCGAATCATTTACGTATCAGTATCGGTTTACCGCAAGAAAATGACCGCTTGTTTGCCGCATTAGTAAAAGTGTTGGGATAATTTAGAGAATAAAATGGAAAAAATTACATTAGCACCGATCAGCCGTGTTGAGGGCGAGATTAATTTACCCGGCTCAAAAAGCCTTTCAAACCGTGCGTTATTATTAGCCGCTTTAGCGAAAGGGACGACTAAGGTTACCAATTTATTAGACAGTGACGATATTCGCCATATGCTCAATGCGTTAAAAGCATTAGGCGTTAATTATTCATTATCGGAAGATAAAACCGTTTGTACCGTTGAAGGTGTCGGCGGTGCGTTTAATTGGAAAAACGGTTTGGCGTTATTTTTAGGTAATGCCGGTACGGCAATGCGTCCGCTAACTGCAGCATTATGTCTAAAAGGCGCAACTGAAGCGGAAGTGGTTTTAACCGGCGAGCCTCGTATGAAAGAACGCCCGATCAAACACTTGGTTGATGCGCTTCGTCAAGCGGGTGCAAGCGTTCAATATTTGGAAAATGAAGGTTATCCGCCGGTAGCAATCCGCAATAGCGGTCTAAAAGGCGGGAAAGTACAAATTGACGGCTCAATTTCCAGCCAATTCTTAACCGCTTTACTGATGGCGGCACCGCTTGCCGAAGGCGATATGGAAATTGAAATTATCGGTGAACTGGTATCAAAACCTTATATTGATATTACCTTGGCGATGATGAAAGATTTTGGAGTAAAAGTTGAGAATCGAAATTACCAGACCTTTGTGGTTAAAGGTAATCAAAGTTATCTCTCACCGGAAAAATATTTGGTAGAAGGCGATGCGTCATCCGCTTCTTATTTCTTAGCAGCCGGTGCGATTAAAGGTAAAGTGAAGGTAACCGGTATTGGTAAAAATTCGATCCAAGGCGACCGCTTGTTTGCCAATGTGCTGGAAGCGATGGGCGCGAAAATTACTTGGGGTGACGATTTTATCCAAGCGGAACAGGGTAAGCTTAAAGGTGTGGATATGGATATGAACCATATTCCGGATGCAGCGATGACGATTGCAACTGCCGCATTATTTGCCGAAGGGGAAACGGTGATTCGCAATATTTATAACTGGCGTGTCAAAGAAACCGATCGTTTAACGGCGATGGCGACCGAATTGCGTAAAGTCGGTACAATCGTTGAAGAAGGCGAAGATTTTATTCGTATTCAGCCTTTACCACTCACGCAATTCCAGCATGCTGAAATTGAAACCTATAATGATCATCGTATGGCAATGTGCTTCTCTTTGATTGCATTGTCCGATACGCCGGTAACGATTTTAGATCCGAAATGTACGGCAAAAACCTTCCCAACTTATTTCACTGAATTTGAGAAGTTGTCGGAAAGAACATAACAAGCGATAATAAGCGGTTGAATTTGTAAAAAAATTTGCAAATTCAACCGCTTTTTTATGTATAGGTATAAATTTTAATTCAATTAAATTGCATAAATATTCATTTTGATATACATTTGTCAGAAACAAAAAATAATGAGGAAGTTATGCGTAACACAGAATTAGTTCAATGGTTTAGACAATCCACGCCTTACGTAAATATGCACAGAGAGAAAACCTTTGTGATTATGTTAGACGGCAATGCGATTGCTCACCCGAATTTTATTAATATTACTAATGACATCAGTTTGTTGCATAGTTTGGGCATCAAGCTGGTGATTGTGTTTGGTGCTCGTTGCCAAATTGACGAGTTATTGGCAAAAAATCAGATGAGTTCCGCCTATCATAAGCATATTCGTATTACCGATAGCAAAACGTTAGAAGTGGTTAAGCAAGCGGTCGGCGGATTGCATTATGATATTTTTTCTCGTTTGTCATTACGTTTACCGAATTCTCCGGTACTAAACGTAGTAAGTAGCAATGCGGTATTAGCGCAACCGCTTGGTGTAATTGACGGTGTGGATTACGGTTTAAGCGGTAAGATTCGCCGGATTAATATCGAAGGGATTCAGCAACAATTGGCACAAGATGCAATCGTGGTTATCGGTCCGATTGCGCCTTCGGTTACCGGAGAAATGTTTAATTTACCGTTTGAGGAGATTGCAACGCAAATTGCGATTAAGTTAAAAACGGATAAGCTAATCGGTTTTTGCGATCAGCAAGGGATCTTGGATTCGGAAGGCAATGTATTATCGGATTTACACCCTCGTGAAGCTAAACGTTATTTAACGCAATTTATTGAGTCCGGACAATATCATCATTCCGCCGCACGCTTTTTACAAGCGGCAATCGAAGCCTGTCATGCCGGCATTAAACGTTCACACTTACTGAGCTATAAAGAAGACGGTTCATTACTGCAAGAGTTATTTTCTCGTGACGGTATCGGAACGCAGTTATCGGAAGAGAGCTCGGAAAATATTCGTTTGGCAACTTCGTTTGATATTCCGGGGCTGTTGAATCTGATTCGTCCGCTTGAAGAACAAGGGATTTTGGTTAAGCGTTCGCGTGAACAGCTGGAAATGGAGATCAGTAACTATACGATTATTGAGCGTGACGGTATTGTGATTGCCTGTGCGGCATTGAATCATTATCCGCAAGAAAAAATGGCGGAAATGGCTTGCGTAGCGGTACATCCCGATTATCGTGATTCGTCGCGAGGCGATGTGTTACTGGAAGCGATTAAACGTAGAGCCTATAAATTGCAGGTCGAGAAATTATTCGTATTAACCACTCGAACAACCCAGTGGTTCCAAGAACGCGGTTTTGTGCTTTCTACCACGGACGATTTACCGAAAGAGAAGCGGGAACATTACAATTATCAACGAATGTCGAAGATTTTAATCTTAGAACTCAGTCAGTAAGCGGTTGAATTTTACTAAATATCTGCAAACGTCTTTCCGTAAAAGGAGAGACGTTTTATTTTGTAAGAAATAGAGAAAATTTAACCGCTTGTTACTTCACTAAATATTGATGGCGATCTTCCATTAATTTGCTTAGAAATTCGATGAACACTTTCACTTTAGGCGATAAGTAACGGCGGTACGGATATAAGACGCTAATATCTATCGAATGTTGTTTATATTGCGGTAAAATTTCAACCAAATTGCCGGCACTGATTTCTTCTTTAACCAAAAAGAGCGGTAAATTAACGATACCCTGTCCCGCTTTTGTCATTTGTAACAGGGCATAACCGTTATTGGAAATCACATGTGCGTTAGGTTTGATTTTCATTTTTTGTTCACCGTCCATAAATTGCCATTGCTGATGATTTTCATAGATTAAACAAGTATGTTCGGTTAATTGTTCCAAATTTTCCGGTGTACCTTGTTTGGCTAAATAGTCCGGCGATGCGATAAGTACCAGTTCGGAACGTGCGATGCGTTTGGCTACAATGGAGCTGTCTTCCAACGCACCGATACGCAATACCAAATCATAACCTTCCGCCACAACATCGACACGACGATCACTAAACTCAATATTGAGCTGAATATTCGGATAAGTTGTCATAAATTGCCCTAAATAAGGCGCAACGAAACGTGATCCGAAGTCCATCGGCAGAGAAATTGTGATTTTCCCTTGTAATGTTGAGGTAATATTGCTTACACTATTCTCCGCATCTTTTAATTCGTTAAGAATGGGCAAGCAACGTTGATAATAAAGTAAACCGGCTTCGGTGGGAGTGATCTTACGAGTTGTACGGTGTAATAGTCGTACGTTGAGATGTTCTTCAAGTTGGGCAATCAGCTTACTTGCCATTGCTAACGAGATCTGTTCAAGTTGTGCCGCTTGAGTAAAACTTTGTGTTTCGATTACACGACAGAAAAGATTAATCGCATTGAGCTTATCCATTTTTTATCTCTCTAGATATTGTTTTTTATCATTAGGCTTGCTATTGTCGGTGCATTTTGGGTCAAGTAGTATTAAATATCAACTAAAAAGAAATAAAATCTAATATATTTCTTAAATTATTTATATTTTGGGTAGTTATTCATGGGAAAATCATTGGTTATTGTGGAGTCACCGGCGAAAGCTAAGACGATCAATAAATATTTAGGTAGTGATTATGTGGTGAAATCGAGTGTTGGTCATATTCGTGATTTACCTAAAAGCGGTAGTGAAAGTGAAAAAGGCGAAAAAGCGAAACCGATTTCAACCAAAGGCATGACGGCGGAACAAAAAGCAAAACTAAAAGCAGAAAAAGATCGTGCCGCATTGGTAAAACGTATGGGGATAGACCCTTACCATGATTGGAAAGCGAATTATCAAATTCTTCCGGATAAAGAAAAGGTAGTTTCCGAATTAAAATCTTTAGCCAAAAAAGCCGATCATATTTATCTCGCAACCGACTTGGATAGAGAAGGGGAAGCGATTGCTTGGCATTTGCGAGAGGTTATCGGCGGTGACGACGAACGTTTTAGCCGTGTCGTATTTAACGAAATTACCAAAAATGCCATTCAAAAAGCGTTTGAACAACCGGATCATTTGAATTTAGACCGTGTAAACGCGCAACAAACACGCCGCTTTTTAGACCGTGTGGTGGGTTTTATGGTATCGCCGTTACTTTGGAAAAAAGTCGCACGGGGCTTATCCGCAGGGCGTGTACAATCGGTTGCAGTGAAACTTTTAGTCGAGCGCGAGCGTGAAATTAAAGCGTTCCAACCGGAAGAGTATTGGGAAATTTTAGCCAATACGCTAACGGCTAAAGGAAAATTACCGCTTGATTTAACCGGCTATAAAGGTAAAAAATTCTCGGCAAAAAACCAAAAACAAGCGGATGAGGCGGTAAAATCGTTACAAGGTAGCGAATTTATCGTTTCAGAGATTGATAAAAAGCCGACTTCCTCAAAAGCAAGTCCGCCGTTTATTACTTCAACGCTGCAACAAACGGCAAGTACCCGTTTAGGTTTTGGTGTGAAGAAAACCATGATGTTGGCGCAGCGCTTATATGAAGCGGGTTATATTACCTATATGCGTACCGACTCAACCAATCTAAGCCAAGATGCATTAGCCATAGCGCGCGGTTATATTGAAAATCAATTCGGTGCCGAGTATTTACCGGCTAAACCGAATTTTTATTCAAGTAAAGAAGGGGCGCAAGAAGCGCACGAAGCGATTCGTCCTTCAGATGTAAATGTGAAAATGGCTGATTTAAAAGGTATGGAAAAAGATGCCGAGCGTCTTTATGAGCTTATTTGGCGTCGTTTCTTAGCTTGCCAGATGACACCGGCTCGTTATGATTCAACCAGCCTTACTGTTACGGCAGGCGATTATGAATTAAAAGCGAAAGGGCGTGTATTGCGTTTTGACGGTTGGACAAAGGCATTACCGGTACAAGGTAAAACCGCTGAAGACCAAGTGTTACCGGAAGTCGCACTTAATGAAAAATTAACGTTAGAAGCAGTGCTACCTAGCCAGCACTTTACTAAACCGCCGGCACGTTTCTCTGAGGCGGCATTAGTCAAAGAATTGGAAAAACGTGGTATCGGTCGTCCGTCCACCTATGCGGCGATTATCTCAACGATTCAAGAGCGTGGTTATGTGCGTACCGAAAATCGCCGTTTCTATGCGGAAAAAATGGGTGAAATCGTTACCGACCGTTTAGACGAATCCTTTAGCGATTTAATGAATTACGACTTTACCGCCAATATGGAAGAAACACTCGACCAAATTGCGGAAGGTAATAAAAACTGGAAAGAGGCGCTTAATAATTTCTTCAAATATTTCTCTGAGCAGCTGACTAAAGCCGAATTAGATGAGTTGGAAGGCGGTATGAAGCCGAATAGCCTTGTGCCAACAGAAATTGACTGTCCGACTTGTGCAAGAAAAATGGCAATTCGCACCGCTTCTACCGGTGTGTTCTTAGGTTGTACCGGCTATGCGTTACCACCGAAAGAGCGTTGTAAAACCACAATGAATCTGATTCCGGAGGCGGAATTACTCAACGTGTTGGATGAAGAGTCGGAAGCAAAAGCGTTATTAGCTCGTAAGCGTTGTCCGAAATGCGATTCGGCAATGGATAGTTATGTGATCGATCCGCAACGTAAATTACATATTTGCGGTAATAATCCGAATTGTGACGGTTACGTATTAGAACAAGGTACATTCAAAATTAAAGGCTATGACGGCCCGATCGTTGAATGTGATAAATGCGGTGCGGATATGCACCTCAAACTTGGTCGTTTCGGTAAATATATGGGTTGTACCGCGTGCGATAACACCCGTAAGATTCTGAAAAACGGTGAAGTTGCGCCGCCTCGTGAAGAGCCGACGCATTTCCCAGAACTCAAATGTGAGAAATCGGATGCGTATTTCGTATTACGTGACGGTGCAAGCGGTGTGTTTATGTCGGCACACAATTTCCCGAAATCTCGTGAAACACGGGCGCCGAAAGTTGCCGAATTAGCACAATATCGTGATCGTTTACCGGAAAAATTACAATATCTTGCCGATGCGCCTCAGCAAGATCCGGAAGGAAATGAAGCGATTATCCGCTTTAGCCGTAAAGAAAAACGTCAATATGTGACTTCTGAAAAAGACGGCAAAGCAACCAAATGGATTGTCGATTACCTTGATGGTAAATGGGTAGAACGTAAAAAATAACGAGTTCACAAATGAAAAACCACCGCATAAGCGGTGGTTTTTTTATGGCGATTTGCAACTGATTAACGTGTGTATTGCAAGTAGTTGGCAAGTAGGCTACGTAAGTTTTCCAACCATTCTTTTTTGCCTTGAATACGCTCAAATTGTTGCCAGAGATTGGCTAATACACCATGATTGCGAGGATCTTGCCAGTAAAGACGTGTTAGGCTGACATAACTTGCTGCCAGCGAACGTTGCGCTAATGCAAATCCTTCTATATTACACCAATCTTGCTCGTCCATTTGCAGTTGTACAAGCGGGCGAATTGGCAAAATATTTTGCAATTCGGCATAAAACGGCTGTAACGCTAAATCTCTCTCAAATTGGGCGGTAGCTTGTTGCACAAATTGCTGACCTTCGGCTGAAATCGGGTAGAGCATAATCGCACTGTGATAACCGCTACTGGCTTCTTTTGTCGGGGTAATTTGCACTAACTGAAAACCGCATTGTTGCCAAAAATGCAACAGATGTTCCGTGAGTCCGAAGCTGACCGAAATATAATCTACAAGCGGTCTATTTTGCTGAATTTTTTGCAAAATAAAGTCGGAAATTAACCGCTTGCCAATTCCTTGCTTTTGTAGTTCGGGTTGCACCGCAATACGTGAGATGCGTACCGAACGTAGCTGACAGGCTTCGAGTAAGTTGCCTTGGAAGCAGAGGTATTGTGCGACTAAATTACCTTGCGGGCGGCGTTCTCCCCGCCAAATCGCTTCGGCTAATTCAGGTTCCAAACCACCTTCAGGTACAGCCCAAATGCCACCGACTAAACGTTTATGTTCGGAGAAAGAATGTAGTAACTGATCTTGAGCATCAAATAAGCGGCGTAAATCGCTGGGTGTCGTTTTGTAATGCGCTTCCGCCAGTAAATGATAAAATTCGGCATATTGATTAGCTCCGGTTGGCGGCGACATAATCAATAATTCATCAATAAATTGTTCCAACGGATCATTTTCATCCCAACGTAGCGGTTTACTCAGTTGCCATTCTCGATACGGCTTGGTGAGCTGTTGGGGGAATTTTAGGCTGAAGCCTCGTCCAGTTCCCTCATAATTGTGTGTGGTAGTGGTTAACACCACTTTATCGAAATACTCACAGAGCTGATGTAACATCGGTAACGGTAAACTTGCCGCTTCATCAATAAATAACCAGCTATTTGCTGCAATTTGATTTGCCGCAATTTTTTGTAATAGATGATCGGGTGCAAAAAAAGGAATATTCTGCGCAACAGACTTCCAGAAATTAGGTAAGACCGACTGGCTTCTTGCGGTAATTAGTACCGATTCCGTTTCGGCTAACTGTTGGGCTAATTTACCGGCAAGAGTCGATTTACCTCGCCCACGAGGTGCGGTAATCAAGTGAATAGCTGACGAATCAAGCGGTAATTTTTCAAAGATTTTTTGCTGTTGTGGCGTAAGACTTTCGGTCGCTTGGCATTGAGGCGGCTGTTTTGGCAAGCTAAAATCCGTTTCTTCCAATGTTTGGAATTGAAAACCGAATTTTTGTACCAATGCCTTAAAGTAGCGATAGAAATTCGGTGTGGCAATCACCTTACCGCCATTCCAACGTTGCGAATCAAAATCTAGTTGCTGTTCGAGCGTATCCCAGTTCGGGCAAATAAGGTAGAGTGTGCCTTGAGCCTGAATCGTACCGGCAATAATTGCTAATGCGTCTAAGTTAAGCCATACACCGCCTTCGGCACGCATATCGTAAATCGCATAGGGGTGTTCTTGCCCCAAATACTGTTTGGTTTGGGAGATATTGCCGCTATGAATAACAATGCCCCCGTCAAGCGGAGGCATTTCAGCTAAAATCACCAGTTTACGCATTATTCTTCAATCACTTTTTCTGAAATATACGGATCTTCAAAACCTAAACTTTGCATAATTTCGGTTTCCAAACCTTCCATTTCTTCCGCTTCCGCCTCTTCAATATGGTCGTAACCGAGTAAGTGTAGCGTGCCGTGAATCGCTAAGTGTGCCCAGTGCGATTCTAAGGAGATTTGTTGTTCTTGCGCTTCTTTTTCCACCACTTGGCGGCAAATAATCAGATCACCTAATAACGGCAATTCAATGCCTTCTGGCACTTCAAACAGAAACGAAAGCACATTGGTCGGTTTGTCTTTACCACGATAGGTTAAGTTTAATTCGTGGCTTTCCGCTTCATCCACGATACGAATCGTGATTTCCGTTTCAGGGAAATCTTCGGTTTGTGCTTCGTGCACTAACGCACGTTGCACCCATTGGGTAAATTGTGCTAAAGACGGGAGATTTTCGCTGTTTTCAGTCGCAATTTGTAAATCAATAATTGGTGTTGTCATAAATTCTCAATATATAAAAAACGGAATGTTGTCGAATATTATAAACTTTCCGACACATTCCGTGAATCTAAGGGCGTGATTTATTGCCATTTATCCGCTTCAAGTTGGTCGCTTTCTCTGCCTTCTATCCAGCGGTCACCGTCTTGTGTGGTTTCACGTTTCCAAAACGGCGCACGAGTTTTCAGATAGTCCATGATAAATTCGTTGGCGTGATAAGTATCGCCTCGGTGAGCGGAACTTACCCCAACCAATACAATTTCATCGCCGGTATGCAGTTGCCCAATACGATGAATTATTGCAACACGTTGCAAGTCCCAGCGGCTACGTGCCTCATCCACAATTTTTTGGAGGGCTTTT includes:
- the ybeY gene encoding rRNA maturation RNase YbeY, whose product is MTTPIIDLQIATENSENLPSLAQFTQWVQRALVHEAQTEDFPETEITIRIVDEAESHELNLTYRGKDKPTNVLSFLFEVPEGIELPLLGDLIICRQVVEKEAQEQQISLESHWAHLAIHGTLHLLGYDHIEEAEAEEMEGLETEIMQSLGFEDPYISEKVIEE
- a CDS encoding GNAT family N-acetyltransferase, whose protein sequence is MRKLVILAEMPPLDGGIVIHSGNISQTKQYLGQEHPYAIYDMRAEGGVWLNLDALAIIAGTIQAQGTLYLICPNWDTLEQQLDFDSQRWNGGKVIATPNFYRYFKALVQKFGFQFQTLEETDFSLPKQPPQCQATESLTPQQQKIFEKLPLDSSAIHLITAPRGRGKSTLAGKLAQQLAETESVLITARSQSVLPNFWKSVAQNIPFFAPDHLLQKIAANQIAANSWLFIDEAASLPLPMLHQLCEYFDKVVLTTTTHNYEGTGRGFSLKFPQQLTKPYREWQLSKPLRWDENDPLEQFIDELLIMSPPTGANQYAEFYHLLAEAHYKTTPSDLRRLFDAQDQLLHSFSEHKRLVGGIWAVPEGGLEPELAEAIWRGERRPQGNLVAQYLCFQGNLLEACQLRSVRISRIAVQPELQKQGIGKRLISDFILQKIQQNRPLVDYISVSFGLTEHLLHFWQQCGFQLVQITPTKEASSGYHSAIMLYPISAEGQQFVQQATAQFERDLALQPFYAELQNILPIRPLVQLQMDEQDWCNIEGFALAQRSLAASYVSLTRLYWQDPRNHGVLANLWQQFERIQGKKEWLENLRSLLANYLQYTR
- the hisC gene encoding histidinol-phosphate transaminase yields the protein MQFLNIANEGVKSLSPYQAGKPIEELERELGISNIIKLASNENPFGFPESAKQAIINQLNDLTRYPDANGFELKAAISKKFGVQANQITLGNGSNDLLELFAHTFAGEQDEIIYSQYAFIVYPLVTKAINAVAREIPAKNWGHDLEAFLAAINEKTKLIFIANPNNPTGNFLSEAEIDAFLAKVPANVLVVLDEAYTEFTDACERVDSFGLLAKYPNLIVSRSLSKAYGLAGLRIGYAVSHAEIADLLNRVRQPFNCNSLALASAIAVMNDDAFVEKVAENNRQEMQRYEAFCQAQGLDYIPSKGNFITIDFKRPAAPIYEALLREGVIVRPIAGYGMPNHLRISIGLPQENDRLFAALVKVLG
- the aroA gene encoding 3-phosphoshikimate 1-carboxyvinyltransferase gives rise to the protein MEKITLAPISRVEGEINLPGSKSLSNRALLLAALAKGTTKVTNLLDSDDIRHMLNALKALGVNYSLSEDKTVCTVEGVGGAFNWKNGLALFLGNAGTAMRPLTAALCLKGATEAEVVLTGEPRMKERPIKHLVDALRQAGASVQYLENEGYPPVAIRNSGLKGGKVQIDGSISSQFLTALLMAAPLAEGDMEIEIIGELVSKPYIDITLAMMKDFGVKVENRNYQTFVVKGNQSYLSPEKYLVEGDASSASYFLAAGAIKGKVKVTGIGKNSIQGDRLFANVLEAMGAKITWGDDFIQAEQGKLKGVDMDMNHIPDAAMTIATAALFAEGETVIRNIYNWRVKETDRLTAMATELRKVGTIVEEGEDFIRIQPLPLTQFQHAEIETYNDHRMAMCFSLIALSDTPVTILDPKCTAKTFPTYFTEFEKLSERT
- the topA gene encoding type I DNA topoisomerase, yielding MGKSLVIVESPAKAKTINKYLGSDYVVKSSVGHIRDLPKSGSESEKGEKAKPISTKGMTAEQKAKLKAEKDRAALVKRMGIDPYHDWKANYQILPDKEKVVSELKSLAKKADHIYLATDLDREGEAIAWHLREVIGGDDERFSRVVFNEITKNAIQKAFEQPDHLNLDRVNAQQTRRFLDRVVGFMVSPLLWKKVARGLSAGRVQSVAVKLLVEREREIKAFQPEEYWEILANTLTAKGKLPLDLTGYKGKKFSAKNQKQADEAVKSLQGSEFIVSEIDKKPTSSKASPPFITSTLQQTASTRLGFGVKKTMMLAQRLYEAGYITYMRTDSTNLSQDALAIARGYIENQFGAEYLPAKPNFYSSKEGAQEAHEAIRPSDVNVKMADLKGMEKDAERLYELIWRRFLACQMTPARYDSTSLTVTAGDYELKAKGRVLRFDGWTKALPVQGKTAEDQVLPEVALNEKLTLEAVLPSQHFTKPPARFSEAALVKELEKRGIGRPSTYAAIISTIQERGYVRTENRRFYAEKMGEIVTDRLDESFSDLMNYDFTANMEETLDQIAEGNKNWKEALNNFFKYFSEQLTKAELDELEGGMKPNSLVPTEIDCPTCARKMAIRTASTGVFLGCTGYALPPKERCKTTMNLIPEAELLNVLDEESEAKALLARKRCPKCDSAMDSYVIDPQRKLHICGNNPNCDGYVLEQGTFKIKGYDGPIVECDKCGADMHLKLGRFGKYMGCTACDNTRKILKNGEVAPPREEPTHFPELKCEKSDAYFVLRDGASGVFMSAHNFPKSRETRAPKVAELAQYRDRLPEKLQYLADAPQQDPEGNEAIIRFSRKEKRQYVTSEKDGKATKWIVDYLDGKWVERKK
- the argA gene encoding amino-acid N-acetyltransferase translates to MRNTELVQWFRQSTPYVNMHREKTFVIMLDGNAIAHPNFINITNDISLLHSLGIKLVIVFGARCQIDELLAKNQMSSAYHKHIRITDSKTLEVVKQAVGGLHYDIFSRLSLRLPNSPVLNVVSSNAVLAQPLGVIDGVDYGLSGKIRRINIEGIQQQLAQDAIVVIGPIAPSVTGEMFNLPFEEIATQIAIKLKTDKLIGFCDQQGILDSEGNVLSDLHPREAKRYLTQFIESGQYHHSAARFLQAAIEACHAGIKRSHLLSYKEDGSLLQELFSRDGIGTQLSEESSENIRLATSFDIPGLLNLIRPLEEQGILVKRSREQLEMEISNYTIIERDGIVIACAALNHYPQEKMAEMACVAVHPDYRDSSRGDVLLEAIKRRAYKLQVEKLFVLTTRTTQWFQERGFVLSTTDDLPKEKREHYNYQRMSKILILELSQ
- a CDS encoding LysR family transcriptional regulator, which codes for MDKLNAINLFCRVIETQSFTQAAQLEQISLAMASKLIAQLEEHLNVRLLHRTTRKITPTEAGLLYYQRCLPILNELKDAENSVSNITSTLQGKITISLPMDFGSRFVAPYLGQFMTTYPNIQLNIEFSDRRVDVVAEGYDLVLRIGALEDSSIVAKRIARSELVLIASPDYLAKQGTPENLEQLTEHTCLIYENHQQWQFMDGEQKMKIKPNAHVISNNGYALLQMTKAGQGIVNLPLFLVKEEISAGNLVEILPQYKQHSIDISVLYPYRRYLSPKVKVFIEFLSKLMEDRHQYLVK
- the moaE gene encoding molybdopterin synthase catalytic subunit MoaE, translated to MHATLIEVQQETFDQNAIYRWLSEHHSVGATTLFVGKVREMNLGDNVSGLYLEHYPAMTKKALQKIVDEARSRWDLQRVAIIHRIGQLHTGDEIVLVGVSSAHRGDTYHANEFIMDYLKTRAPFWKRETTQDGDRWIEGRESDQLEADKWQ